Proteins encoded by one window of Lathyrus oleraceus cultivar Zhongwan6 chromosome 1, CAAS_Psat_ZW6_1.0, whole genome shotgun sequence:
- the LOC127094815 gene encoding uncharacterized protein LOC127094815, with product MTSEAFKLKGLSEQVRNDFIKEAGERLEAHLPREAEDKARREAEEKARLEAEEEARKKAAEKASAEAVAAEAETKAKVDAEEAAHIAAEEAAKAKDITPTHGDPSQSNFSPLVLKTLKELQKEQQIVRARLDQQDSVNSNIQNLLTRLLQRMPPPPNP from the coding sequence atgacatctgaggctTTCAAGttgaaaggcctctctgaacaagtcagaaatgacttTATCAAAGAAGCTGGAGAGAGGCTAGAGGCTCATCTACCCAGAGAGGCAGAAGATAAAGCTCGCAGAGAAGCAGAAGAAAAGGCTAGACTGGAAGCAGAAGAGGAAGCCAGAAAAAAAGCTGCAGAAAAGGCCTCCGCTGAGGCTgttgctgctgaagctgaaacCAAAGCCAAGGTTGACGCTGAAGAAGCAGCACACATTGCTGCGGAAGAAGCTGCCAAGGCAAAGGACATAACTCCGACTCATGGGGACCCATCTCAGTCTAACTTTTCTCCACTGGTATTGAAGACTCTGAAGGAACTACAGAAAGAGCAACAGATTGTGAGAGCCAGACTGGATCAACAGGACTCTGTCAACTccaacattcagaatctgctgactCGGCTACTGCAAAGGATGCCACCTCCTCCGAACCCTTAG